In the Stegostoma tigrinum isolate sSteTig4 chromosome 42, sSteTig4.hap1, whole genome shotgun sequence genome, caacaatagccaccctccaatcttcaggcACTTCAGCGGTGGcagtcaatgatacaaatatctccactaggagccctgcaatttcctccctagactcccacaatgtcctgggatatacTTCATCAGGTCATGGGGATTTATCTcccttaatgcattttaagacttccagcgcctccttttctgtaatgtggactctctTCAAGACATCGCTATTTGTTCCCCCAAGTTCCCTAGCATCCATACCTTTCTCAATGGTAAATAGGGACGAGAAATATTTATTTAGAATCTCACCCGTCTCTTGTGGCTCCACATGTAGGTGACCTTGTTGacctttaagaggccctattctgTTCCCTCATTACTCTTCTTTCTTCAtctttttaaaggtgagaggagaaatatttaaaacagacatgaggtcaatttttttaaacagcaagtggttcctgtgtggaatgaactgctagaggaagtgctTGATGCAGGTGAAGTTACAACTCTTAAAAGgaatttagataagtacatgaataggaaaggtttggacagatatgggccaagcacaggcaggtgggacgagctgagtttgggaacatggtcagggAGAGTAGGAAGGGGCTTGGGTCTGCTTTATATATtgtctaatcaacctgttgagaaatgttattacacacctcttgagcaggtgggattcaaatccaggcccagagatagggacattaccactgcaccacgagagctgctgggtctgctttatCTTATTTTTTTCATATCTGGAAGTGTTAACACATACATggctttcccaccaccaaatcactataaatttttttgttttatgatttagggaaggaaactgccatccttaactggtctggcctacacatgactccagtccCGCAAcaattggttgactcttaattactcTTACTGAACAATGTGATGTATCTACTTCATTTTGCTTAAACCTTTTTGCATATGTTTGGAAATTCTTGCTGAAATCTTAGCCTCATAGAtgtttgcagcacagaaagaagaTGCATGGCCCACTGTGACCCTGGGCCAGTCAACAAAGTTCTGACCACATTAATCCCATTATCCAAATCCCTTTGGGTAATTGAGTTCCAGACTCTCTTTCTTCTCCAAGTGAAAACACTTCTGActcttttatagagtcatacagcacaaaaaccaACCCTccagtccagtttgtccatgtcgaccaaggtccccaaactaaactagtccctcttGCCTCTATTTGGTCcaaattcctctaaacctttcctattcatgttcctgtccaaatgtcttttaaatgttgtaaccatggATACCTCAGTAAACACGTTGACAAACACCTCCCACAATCTCTGTGTAATCCAATCTCTCCTCCCTTTTTTTGGACTATAGAAGttccaaaataattttaaatgaaaaattattTGCTTTTGGTCTAGATAAACGGGGCAAAATTACAAGAAAAACCTCCAACAAAGCAACAGATGCAAGATCCACCCTACTCTCCTTctgccttttttttctctcatattTCTACctattaccttaaatctacgtccTTGCTTATTGGCACCGCTACTAAATGAAAAACATAGCTTCCTATCCAGGCTATCTATATCCGTCATAATCCTAAGCACCTCTGTCAGGTTCTTTGTTAACCCTTACTGCTCCAAGAAAAGCAACCAcagcctattcaatctttccTTATTGTTCAGGCCCTCTAGCCCAGCAACATCACATCCTGTCCCTCCTCATTCTCAATCTATCACTGTTGATTGCATTAATCTCCAACCAAGGGTCATACTCTGTCGCTGTCACTATTGCAGGCAATGTTTTCCTTTGCTTGCTTTCACCACTCGACGAATCCTTGCATGTCATGTTCGCTGCCCACTTGCTCACTTGGGTCACCTCATGGCTTCTGTCTCACCTGCatcagcactaacagctgtgaTAGTCAGTTTCACCTCACTTAACCCCTCTTATTGCAGGAGAAAACTATCCACAACTGGATCAAAAGAGCCAGGTCTGGATATTTGTCTGCTTGCCTGTACAAGAATAGCATCACCCACTGGGCGTGCCCTGAGACATTGGTGCAGAGGAGAGAATGGTGAGCTAGAATTGGTGCATGCTCATAATTTCTTGGCACCTAGATTCTATCtggctattcacaatatatattgatgatttggatgagggaacaaaatgtaattccATGTTGATAACAAATGtaatctccaagtttgcagatgatatcaatttgggtgggaggatgaactgtgacaaggatgcagagatccttcagcatgatccgACAAGTTggatgagtgggcaaatcaatggcagatgcaatataatttgaataaatgtgaggttattcacttaaTAAGCAAAAACAAGAGggctacctgaatggctgtataTTGGGAGTGGGATCTGGGCGTCCTTATGCACCAGTTGCTGGAGGTAGGCATGTAGGCACAGcagacagtaaagaaggcaaatggtatgttggccttcattgcgagagtttttggtacaggagcagggatgtgttgttgcaattattacagggcctcggtgagaccacacctgaaatactgcatgcagttttggtgtccttttctgaggaaggatgctgttgctgttgagagagtgcagtgaagaattaccaggctgattctgggggtGGTGGGTCTGACCTAataggagagattgactaggttgggattgtttttgctggagttcagacgaatgagggtgGGATATCAGAGACACTAATAAAATTCCAacgggactggacagggtagatgcagggaggatgttcccaatgatggatgtgttcagaaccaggggtcacagcctgaggatttagaatggagatgagacatttcttcactgaaagagtggtgagcctgtggaattcattaccacaggaattAGTTGATgcaaaacagtgaatgtattcaagaggtaaatagatatagcatttggggtgaatgggatcaaagattatggggagaaagcagtgttaGGCAGTTGAATTGGATAATCAGCTATGATCGTGAGGAATtatggagcaggctgaaagggccgaatggcctccttgtgttcctatcttctgtgttAAATGACCTTTCACTGTTTGCTAGTGAGAATCTCTAGTGAGAGcccatctgccttttttttaaagcttccaATGAACTAGCCTCCAAACTctcgggggtggggtggtgtggtaCTGTGGGGAAGAATTTCAGACATTCGCTagcctctgggagaagaaattccttcagctTTGAAGTGAGAGTCCCGCTTTATTCTGTAACCCAAATTTCAAGGATCCCCACTGATGAGGACACCCTCTCAAATCTGATGTGCAAAGCTTAGAGACGGTGAAAGCACAGGCTGTTCATACTGCAGGCCTTTCATTTGCTAATATACTATTGTCACAGTCCTTCAGTTTGAGATGTTTCTGTATGTTACAAACAACTTCAAATGACCTGCTGGCTTCCAGGGTCAGCATTATTCTCTCCTTTAAAGTCTCATGATTTTGGATCAGAATGCTTGTTACCATCTTTCCGAAATGACCCTTTTCTCTACCGGACAGACCTCTAgaattgtaacaaaaacagaaaatgctgaagaggtTCGATGGGTCTGACCGCAACTgcggagagagaaatggagtcaacctcttgagtccagtgacccttgatTCCATTTATTGCTGTCACTTGTTCCTGAGTATTGTGACAAGTTCTGTTTtacgtgcagtacaggcagaacaTGACGGTCAAGGACACACAGATTACAGAGTGTTTTGACAGAGTCCAGATTTGTGATAGGTGCTCTGCATTCACAGCCTGATGAATGGTTTGGTGGTTGGAGGCAAACTCTTACCACCAGCTGCCAGCCAAGGGTGAGAGGAAGTAAGAGTGGGACATGAGACTGCGTGTCGGCGCATTGCCATGGCCACGGGCTTGCGTGATGATGTCGGCAGACCCACTATATAAAGCAGCCATTTCGGGTGCCTGTCTTTCAGTCTGGCGCCGGGGGCTGCCAGGCACGGGGCGGTGTGAGCTGCGCCCGCTGATGAAGGCTAACCTGGAGCCTGACTGAATCGGCCTTCACCCTTTGCCTTCCCCTTCTCCTCCCAGAGCCCCCCGAGAGACTAGAAAGATGGTGAAGATTTTCGTGGGTAACCTGCCGGGTTCGTGCCCGGCGGCCGACCTGCGCGGCCTGTTCGAGGCCTACGGCCTGGTCAACGAGTGTGACGTGCTGGGCAGCTACGCCTTCGTGCACATGGAGAAGGAGGCGGAGGCCAAGCGGGCCATCTCGGAGCTGCGGGGCCGGCTATTGCGGGGCTCCCCGCTGACGGTGGAGCTGGCGACGGCGCGGCTGCGGAACGCCACTAAGCTGTATGTGGGCAACGTGGCGGAGGCGGCCACCACCCGGGAGCTGCAGGGGCTCTTCGAGCGCCACGGCCGGGTGGTCGAGTGCGACATTGTCAAGAACTACGCGTTCGTGCACATGGAGAAGGAGCGGCAGGCGCTGGACGCCATCCGCGCCCTCAGCGGCACCGAGCTGGCCGGCCAGCGCATCTACGTGCAGCTCTCCAAGTCCAACCCGGTGCGGGGGCCTGCCGCGGCGGCCGGCATCCCGCCCGGCCCTTTCCTGCCCCCCGCAGAGGCGGGGTCCCCTTTCCTCTTACCTCCGCCCCCACCTCCGGGTTTCCCGACTCGCCGCCTCCCTTACCCGCCTCCGCCGCCCCCTCACCATCCTCTCGCCCCCCGCTACTACCGTTACGACCCTTACGGGCGCCGCCTCTTGCCCCCGCCTCTCCCTCCTTTGcctcccctgccccctcctcctccccctccgccCTACGCCCGGGACCCCCGCCGCGCCTTGCCCCCACCGcctctgcctccccctccttACCTGAGGGGTGCCCACCTCCGTTGTGGCCAGGACGGTGGTCACATCAGCAACGGCTATGGCAGCAAGATTTGGGGATATTGATTCATGTTGTTTCATtcctggggggtggggagatgtgCTGAGGGTAGGGAATAGGATGCAGGGATGCCGAGAGAAGAGGCAAGGGTTTGTACATTCctccagtgtctgcgtgggtttcctttgggagctctggtttccttccacagtccaaagatgtgcaggctgggtggattggccatgctaaactgtccataATGTTCTCCGATGTGTAGAtctgttacagggaaagggcaatgggtctgggtggggtgcactgagagtcggtgtggacttttgGGCCAAAGGCCCAGTTCTGACACTAGGGATTCTGATCTatggcggcgggggggggggggtgggaggagggagggagggggggagaagaggaagAGACTAGTGTGCTGTAAGACCAGGGAAGGTAATGAAGGAGCATTGGGCTTCAATGGTGATGTTCACAATGACATCTGTTTGTTCCCCTGAATCATGTCAGGGTGAACTGTTACCATCCAGGGTGTGGGTGTCTAGCACACTTTGCTAGTGTCTAAGGCCTCGGATGTTGCAAGCCTGCACTCCAGGTATCTATTGCTGGAAGGCTTTTCGCACTCGTCAGGACTGACATTAGGAGGCAAATAAACTATCTCTTTGGGTGATCCGTGATGCACAAGACATCTGTGATTTGGCAGCACTTGCTGAACAATCCTAAATGTACTTGTTGCACTTGAAAGTAATGTGTGCTGGGGCCTGTTCTGTGCAAACAGAGCCTCTCGCTTCAAGCCTTTTCAATTATCCAGCAACATGGGGTAGTTTTTTGGGTTTCTCCATGGCAGTCAGCTATTTTGCCAGCAGATTAGCAGCCCTTTCTGTTGCAGTATATATTGTGAGATTCGGCATTCTTGtgttttgtcctgatgagtgtttGGCAGAATGCTTAACAATATCTCGGTCTTCAGTGCTAGCATTGCTCACTCTCTTCCTCCCCCATTCACCACCGTCAGTGCCCTCTGTCAGTCTGCTTTGGGTGCTATGTGAAAAGTTGTCCCCATTTTAGTGTGTTTTTAAAAGGGGTGAATCCTTTCATTAATGGTGGCATCTGACCTGGCACATGGCTCTGCAAAGCGAGCTGGAATGCCTGTATTTGAAAATATAATcttctttatctctctctttttcttttctcgTTTCAAGAGACGCTGCAGTTGTGGATGGGCAACGGAAGACGTGAGCTGCGGAAGATTGACTTTTTGCCACAAACCCACCCCCTTGCCCCCTCCCCTGGTGACAGCGCACACCTGTCAGATTAGTACATGGACTGGGGCAAGGGGGTTTGGAAGTGGGGTGCTGGTGAGGTGGAGTCGCAATGTAGCTGGGGGTGCCCAGAGCCCTGTTGCCAGTTTGCAGCGGCCccatattttgcatctgtctctAGTTTGTGTTCCTCTGCTCCTTTCTGCTCTTTTTTTGTCCCCCCCAAAATCCAGCTCGCCGGGGGTTGACCGAAACAGTCCGTACTTGGGTCGGCGCTAGTAACTGAAGCCTCGTCCGTATAAATGTTAACCGGGTTTGGACTGGCATCGGAGGGGGTGAAAGCGTGACCGAGCCCAGATTGGCTGCCGAATGGCTGTTCCGTCTTTAAAAGGACCGCTGCTGTAGATTTGCTTTGCCAGTAACGTGTGAACTGTTACCTGTTGCTTTGTCAATCGCAGTGGGttgggggttgggtttgggggtgtgggtggcAGAGAAACGGACGCGCTCAGTTTGATGTGTAGAATGTCGGAAAGCAAACCATTTTGTAACATGACGACAAGTTGTAATTGCTTTTACTTTTATTCGGACGTCacgttctttttttaaaataacctaAATCGGCTAGCAGACGAAGACGGTGTAGAAATCAATGTAATCGCCTCTGTACTTGTCGTTTCCTATTCGACCTTGTGTGAATAAAATTTGTGACGGCTCTCGGGTTTCCTCGATTTTCGGCTGTATTTGAAGTGGGTTCCTCCTGTCCTTTTTGATTTAACTCTCTTCCTGGGGCTCCGGCATTTCTTTGCATGGCATCTAGGGCTCTATAATCCACTGCTGATTCTTCTGTTGGGATTCAACTGAGTTCCAGATTTGGTAAGTGCATTTACTTGAGTTTTGGTAGCCTAAATGTAACTCAGGggttctttgtattttttttcagtcCACTCACCTTGGCCAGTTCAAGTCCTAACTGTCTCCTTAACTCGCTATGATTGTCCAGTCCAATGCAAGTGAGATTGACCTCCTTGCTTGGATACATAAAGCTCTCGAAAGGGTATTGGACCCTTTCAAAACACCTCTTGGTTTCCTGACCCAACATAACTACCAGTGACAGCTGCTAATAAACTCTCAATGAGCACATTGTGCTGGTTAGGATGTGCATAGTAGTGTGATTGTCTGATTTTTGGGTGGAGATGGCAGAGTGGCTAGAACTGTTGCCTTAAAaggccagggatctgggtttgattcaagCCCCTGGCAAcagtgcaaactcctcacagacattctccccgtgtctgcctgggtttcctcctgcagtccagagatgtgcaggtgtgGTGGGTTACCCATGCTgtattgcccatattgtccaggtgtGTGTCGGTGATGTGGAgcagctgtgggaaatgtgaccTTACAGGGATAGCATTGAGTGTTGGGCACTTTACAGACAGGTGGTATGGATTcactgggctgaatagcctgcttcctgaCTCTGGGGTTTCTATGATTTCCGTGAATTTAATGGATTTGGGCATGAGTGAGGTTCTTCACACAGTAACCTTTCTTCTTTGCCACTGCCCCCACTTTGAAGTGATCTGAACTGAAGTTTCATCCATGTAGAAAGCTCAGTTACTGTCTAGATTTGGTGTTATGTGGCCTCTGATctgcccacccacccccccccccccccccccccacacacacacaattttgtCTATAGTTTGATCGTTCACCCGAAAGTTGAATGGTGGAAATTTGGGTATTAAAATTTCCCAGGACCTGGCTGTTACCCTCTGGTTCTAGAGAACTAGCTGTAGAAATGGTAGAtgagctggcaaatgggaagtgTAACTGTGCCGATGAGAGAAAGGTGCTTTAGCCAATTAGGCTGGCATGACGTGGCTGGAAAATGCTTTGACCTCCCAACTGGAAGGGTTAACCCAAGCAATTAGAGAATCACTCTAACCAGGCAAGAGTTGCTGAGGCCTTTAATAAAAGAATCTAACTAGTAGGCTAGATAAAGGGATCACTAGAAGTATGCATATAAACTTGTTCTTGTATATAATCTTAtgtatggatttccagaaggatcatgatgccaggttatggttcgaggtttatttgaaattggaagctttggaaatgaCAAAGCAACAGCACTCAAAAcgtttgatttcaaataaacctcttggactgtaacctgaagttgtgtgacttctgaccttgtctacaccagtccaacaccggctACTTGACGTcaaggatttccaaaagacattgcTATGTTGTTCCTCCATTCAAGAACGGATttaggaataatccaggaaactgtagactggtgagtctAACATCTGTGATtgggaagttattggaaaagaaTCCTTAGGAATAGGATTTAAGCACACTTGGATAAGCATGGCCTGATTGggacagtcagcatagctttgtgtggGGCAGATCATGTCTTGGTAATTTGAATTCCTCCAGGAGGTGACAAAGGCACTCAgtgtagagcagtggatgttacTTACATGGATTGTAGTAAgtctttcaacaaggtcccttatggtaggctcatccagaagattaagacttggccatgtggattcagaattagaagacaggtggaagggtatttttcagactggaggcccatgactagagtctgggatctctgctgtttgtgctATGAAATATATAATACTATtaaaatgaaaatgtagatggtaaGTTAACAGAAGATACAAAGATTAGCAAAGTTGTGGATAATATAGAAGGCTGTCgaggatacagcaagatataaTCTGTcacagatatgggcagagaaatggcagatggagtttaattcagataagtgaGGTGgtactgcactttgggagatcaaaggTTAAGAGAAAGAATAGTTATTGGCAGgactgaacagcattgatgtacagtgggatcttggggttcaagcccatagctccctgaaagtggctgagcaagtagataagatggtaaagaaggtgttggcatgcttgcctttattggttggggaattgagtacaagagtcagggtgTCCTGTTATAGCTTTACGAGAATATGGTTAGGTCACGCTTGGTGTATTGTGTTCTCttgttgccacattacaggaaggatatggggGCTTTGGAgcggatgcagaagaggtttaccaggatgctgcctggattagagggtatgaggtataaggagagactagaaaacTGGTTGCTTTCTCTTGAGCAGCTGAAGGGAGACTTTGTACGAGTCTTTAAAATTAAGATGCGTAGAtaaggttgatggtcagaatctttcgCAAGTCAAAATGCCTAATTCTAGGCAGCATGTAcataaggtgagagaaggaaagcTGTCGggtgtgagaggcaggtttttagGAGGTTGGAagaggtgatggtggaggcagatacaataagaGCATTTTTAGGGACTTTTTAGATAAGCACAAAAGATAagatgcaaggaatggaggggtgtgggccaagggcaggcagaaggagaTTTGATTAGCGTCATATTTGGCACAACACTGGGCTGAAGggtcctgttcctgtactgttctGTCCTGAGGGATAAGGGCATGCTCATTTAGTTAAGGGATGATATTTTGGCATGGATAGCGGAATAAACCGatggagagaaattgagaaacatatGTGGAGAAATCTGATACATCTAAGAATAAGAGGTTGTAATACTGGGGTATTTTAATTTTCCAGACATTTGACTGTGGTTGCCATAGTGTTAaaagtttggatggtgaagagTTTGTCAAAcgcaagaaaattttctttatcaatatgtggatattcctactagagaaggagcaaaacctgacctTTTAGGTGATAAGGCAGGCTGAGTGACTGAAGATAGTAGGAGAGCACCTTGGGTCCAACAATCACAATCCTATTAGTTTCTAAAACagtatggaaaaggataagcctgtaaaagttgtttttaattggagtgaggcaaattttaatggtttgAGACATCAGTTTTAAaaggttgattggagtagactttACAGGTAAAAGGTTGTCTGACTTGTTGGTGGCTTTCAAGAGTGGGATGAGAACTCCCATTAACGTGAAGGGTAgagctggtaagattaaggaacagtggatgaataaagatgtTGAGGTTCTAGTCCAGAATCTTCTAATTGGTGTAGACAGCTGGGTTCAAATGAATTTCGGTATAGTGTGTAAGGCCATTCTTGGGcaggaaatcaggagagcaaacaGCAGATGTGATAACTTTGGCAGTTGGGAGGGAGGTTAGGGATAATCTGAAGAGTATGCTAAGCACAAAAGAGTAATGAGAGACAGGGTAGGGCTCCGTAAAGATCTTTTGGGATAACCCCAAGGAGATGGGAGAGACattcaatgaatattttgcatctgtatttactgtggagaaagaaagaggctAGAgaatgtggggtggggggtgggggaatggaatAAATACTGATGTCTTTAAAACAGCTCACATTGAACAGGAGGTTTTGGCACTTGAGAATAAAGGCAGTTAATTCTCCAGGActtgatctaatgtatcccagaatgctgtgggaagtgagggaggaaattgtggggcccaTTGCAGAAATATCTCCATctaactacaggtgaggtgcctgataaTGTTAGCCTTAATTTAAGAAGGGTAGTAGGAGAAACTGGGAAACCCATGGACCTGAGTGTCTGACTTCAGTtgtaggtaagttgttggaggtggtcTTAAAAGATGGGATTTATatacatttagagaggcaaaaattcaTTAGGGATTGGCAGCATGGTTTAGTGaggggaaaatcatgtctcaaacttgattgaagtttttgGGTAAGTTAGCAAAAAGATTGAGGGTAGAGCAGTAGGTGTtaacttggactttagtaaagccatCAAAGTTCTGCATGGCTGACTaattaaagttagatcacataaaAATTCCTGAACTCTtaaattggatacataattggcttgacAGCAGGAGATGGTGGTAGAATATTGCTTCGCAGACTGGAGTCCTGTCTCCAGCATTGTTCCACAGCGATCGGTCTGGGTCCTTATTAtttgttttgtcatttacataaatgattcgGCTGAGACTATAGAAgacatggctagtaagtttgtgaacaacaccaaaattggtggcgtgttagacagcaaagaaggtttaagattacaaagggatcttgatcaaatgggccaataggCTGGAAAATGGCATGTGGAGTCAAATTTGGATAAaggtgagatattgcattttggaacaACAAACAGGgccaggacttgtacaattaacgGTAGGATCTTGGGTAGTGATGTAGGACATAGGACACGGGAGTGAAGGTGCATAATTCTTGAAGCTTGTGTCATATAGGCAGTGGTTaagacatttagcacacttgccttcattgctcaatccttttGAATATGAGTTTGGAAGTCAGTTgatgctgtacaggacattggggtCTCTTCTGCAGTACTATTCAGTTTTGGTTGCACttataggaatgatgttattAAGATGGAGAGAATTCGGAAGAGACTTtctagaatgttgccaggtatggaaggtttgttaTGAAGGACGGCTggagctattttcactggagtgtaggagattgagaggtgaacTTAGATGGGCATTATGGTGGTTGTCTTTTGCCTTGAATGGGTAATTtgaagactagggggcatatttttaagatgaaaggagagattttaaagacatgggcaattttttttttacataggcttggcatgtggaatgaacttcctgaggagaTGAATGTGGGCttgtttacaacatttaaaagacatttttacatgacaaggaaaggtttggagggatatggagcaggcaggtggggctagctTAGTTAGGGATTATCCTCAGCATGGTCTGGTTTGacctgttgccatgctgtatgactgtgaagCAAAGACCAAACGTAAACAAGGCATTTTCAGTGTGGCTGCCTGTGAGCAGTGGAGCCTGCTGACAATTGATTTGTGATCTGGACAGTGATGGTAAATTTATCATGTATCTGTTTTCTTCTCATGTGGACAGTGAGAAAGGAAGGAGTTGCAAAGAGGGTATGTTAATTGGGGGTGAGGGATAgtaaaatggcagatgcagtgtgACTGGTTGAAGGGGTGGGGAGGAACTGACGTTCTTCTGTGGCATGAAGAATAGGAAAGAGGAATCTGTCCTAAGTGTTGTGGATGTACAGAGGGTGCACTTGTACAAGGAACGCAGATATCTGACAGGTTGAAGCAGCAATGGCAAAGGTAATTGGCATGGTGGCCTTTATTGCTAGAGGATTGGAATACAGAAATAAGCAAATCTTGTGGTTATTACAATGAGGTTTGGCTGAGAGAGCTTAGTAAGGAATCAGAGTGACTGTTGTCTCTCTCATTTACTGGCTTAGAATGGCTTCCTCTGCTGATCTTTTGAATCCATTGGACAGGCCCATGCCTGTCCAAGTTTAATTCAGGACTGCTAAATATaactccctttttttaaaaaaaaatctcgtTTGTACACAGTCCCGTGGAATAGCACCAACTGGCCAGTATCCTTCAATGAAACAGATGTGATCCAAAGACTTCATTCAGTGAATGGAGTCCACACTCTTTTCATGTTACCAAATCACTGGTGTAAACCTCGCTGTCACAACAGGATGAAAGATCCAACTGACTGTCAAATCAGATACTGTATTACCaacttctgcaatctgacctctGGGGATCTGAACTTTACGAGCTCCTGTCCCCAGTTTGCATGATCTGGGAGATCGTTTCCCAATGATTCTTTAAGTTCCAGGGAGGATAAGGAAACACTTGTTTCCGCTCTGCCAAAcaaatttctttaaaaaacatGGACTTCTCTCAAGATTGTAGTTGTCCTGTTCTTGCACTGGGAGGGAGATGCAGGTTAACAAAAAGATTGGCTTGCTGGTGC is a window encoding:
- the zgc:77262 gene encoding RNA-binding protein 4 translates to MVKIFVGNLPGSCPAADLRGLFEAYGLVNECDVLGSYAFVHMEKEAEAKRAISELRGRLLRGSPLTVELATARLRNATKLYVGNVAEAATTRELQGLFERHGRVVECDIVKNYAFVHMEKERQALDAIRALSGTELAGQRIYVQLSKSNPVRGPAAAAGIPPGPFLPPAEAGSPFLLPPPPPPGFPTRRLPYPPPPPPHHPLAPRYYRYDPYGRRLLPPPLPPLPPLPPPPPPPPYARDPRRALPPPPLPPPPYLRGAHLRCGQDGGHISNGYGSKIWGY